Part of the Prionailurus bengalensis isolate Pbe53 chromosome B3, Fcat_Pben_1.1_paternal_pri, whole genome shotgun sequence genome is shown below.
ACAGAGTCCCTGCTCTCATCAAACTCACATTTAAAGTGGtgatacagagaataaaaagtAGATTGATAAACAAGGTAATTTCTACTCATCAGGATCACTAcacatgtggaaaaataaaataaaatgggtaagGTCAGACAGTGGAAGTGAGAACCTTACCTTGGGCTGTAGTAGGGGCTCTTGATGAATAGCTCTTTACTTTTTCAccttacaaaggaggaaaaattctctaaaaaacagaaacatcaactgaaacaaaacaaggagATCCATGTTTCTTTCTAGTTGGATCCATCCTTTTGGTGTTAGATGACCTGTACTCAATGGGAAGGAGCAGACATACTTCTCTCTTCTGAGACCCCATCTTCAGAAGACTTGCCTGGGACATGTAGGCACTGAGCACATGCTTAAGTAGGAATGAGAAAGCCCCACATGTGACACCAAGGTGTTCcaggtctccccacccccaccaccccttgGTTTTTACAATATGCCCAAGCAGTGAGCAAATGTCATCAGAAGCAAACACTGGTTTCCAGGCGTTtttgctgtttcttcctcttgtctTGTTTTGGCAGGAAGTTTGCTTTATTCAAAAGAACACTCCACCAGGAGACCTGAGCTCTGGTTAAAGATTTGTCATTAATTGGCCAGGTGACCTTGGGGAATCCTAGAGTTTTAGAGCACAAAAAGATTTTagggaaatttttcattttacagagaaggaaatgggatTCCAAGACCTTAATGCAATTCAATGCAACCTTAATTCAAGGTCATTTGGTGTATATGGACAGGTCTAGAACCTCAGGTCTCATGATTTCCAGTACACTGTTCTTTCTATCACAAAATGTTCTCACCCTACTGGGCCTCCAGTACTTCATCTGTAATATGAAGGGACTGACATGGCTCAGGGGCCTATTCAGTGCACAGATGTGCTTTGTCCGGCTGGCATGGAGCCGTAAAGTCCTTCCACGTGAGTCCGTGGCGTGGGTCGTCAAGTCTCTGGTTTGACACAGACCCTGTCACTCCCATTCACCATTCTCTGTCATCTGCTCAGACCCTGGGATCCTGGACTAGAGGATTTCTTGGATCTCTTCAACCTTGAACACATCTGATATCAAGCCTTCTCCCTTCACACTTTTAGATAGCAGACAGAATTTCTGATGGGAAAGGAGAATCTTTTGGACCAACTTTGTCCCTTTCTGGCAGAAATACCACCCATCGAATCAGAGAGGAATGAGAAATTACAAAAGTTTAGTCATCCCAACCCAGAGAGGCCAAAATCTGACTAAAGGCAGCCTCAGCTTATTATAAATTTAACTCGTAGAAAACCACCCGGCAAGATCAAGAGGTGAACCCCTTTGGGCTTAGGAATAAAAGACCCCTTATAGCTAAAACTCCACCCTTTCAGGGAGACCCCTGCATCACACATGCAGAAAGTATGTGAGGCTGGAACACAGTGTTTTCTGGGATGGCGGTGTCCCAGTGGATCCGGTCTGAAGCTTAGTGCTGGGAGGAGCAATGTTGGCTACAGATATTGGCCTCGAATGAAACAATGACTATGCATGCTTCAGGGAATTTTACTAAGTATGAGATCACCCTGGCTGTACTGGGCTTTCTTCACACAGCCTGTTATCTATAATTGGGGAGTTAGAAAAGGCAAGGACTTTAAATATCCCAGGGAGCCTATCCCCTGCCCCACAGAGTGAAGCTCTTTCTCTAGCCCTGCTATCTATCTCCGTCAACAGAACACCAGCCTCAGATCCAGGGAGGGTCTTACCTCCTGTCATTCTGCAGTAGAATGCACACTGCTGCATGGTTTGTTCTGTCAAAGGACCTGTGTGGCCCAAGTGACAAAACGTCAATTCCATTATACCTCATCATTCTGATCTCTTCATTCTcccatttgctcatttattcaacaaatatttattgaatatttcccTACTATGTACCAGATATATAGTGCTTGAGACCTTCTTAGTTAACTGATATTTTCTTCAATGGCATTTTAAGGGATGCTAAGGGTCTAAGACATGTTTTCTTCATTCACTTTTCTCCTTACACCCACAATGATTGTGGGGAGCAAAAATACGATTTCTCAGATTCTacagctcttttctttcttctaatccTATAGCTATTAGAGAGCCTCAAGGCTTAATTATTGTAGCCTGAACTCTCACTATAGACTTCTGAATGATAAAAATAGGCTTTTAAAACGCCTGGCTTATATCTAGCTTAAACacacttcttggggtgcctgggtggctcagtcaattgagcgtccaactcttgttttcagctcaagtcatgatcccagggtcatgggattgagccctgtgtcaggctctacaatGAGTatagagcctatttgggattctctatctccctttgtatctctcccctgctctcttcctctctctctaaaataatttttttttgaaaaaaattatctttattataaggaaaatacatGGCAAAACAGAGATGGAAGATGGTGGGAGGGGAAGATCTAGAAAAAATCACCAAACAAGCTGCCCAAACATGGCTTCCTGCTGTGGAAGAGAGTGATTTGGCCCTTATCTTTCCCACCTTTCCTGATTCAAAGAAATCTGCTGTTAGCAGGGCTGGGCCCAAGGAGCTCCATTTTCCTATCTGTTCTCTTCCTGAGAGTTTGGGAAAGGTTGTATAGTTCTCAGGCTTTCAAGATAAAGAAGACtataaggagaaggaaaagatgttACAGCCCTTTGTCATCCCCAGCCCCATCCTTCAGTATTTTTGATTCCAAAGAGACAACCCCCATGGGATTGGGATAACTTAGGCAACAATACTCCAAGCAATGAGGCTGTGTTGATGAGGAAGTGAACAGCATCATACTTGGCATAGAAGCTGGCCAGGAGGTAGAGTACAATAGGAGAGATGCTGAGGAATTTGTGGGAAGAGATAAATTGGATCCCGTAGTCCATCTGTTCCCAGTGTGTCAGTACCTGAGCCTTTCCTTGGTCAGGGGTCTCAAAGGGTGTCTCTTTCATTGTATGTAAGAAGACATACATAGCCAGGTTATGGATGACGTTGGTCAGGGTCCAGACAACAGGGATGCTGAAGAAGAAGATGCTGAGTAGAACCACATGCAACAGTCCTGCCAAGATGATGTAGGCCAGCCAGATGCGCTGGCTATTCATCACTTGAATGTTGGGGTTTACTTCGCTGTGTGCCACCCATACATTCATCCTGCTGGCTTCAGAAGCCTGTCAGGCTCGAGGTGTGGCGCTCACTTCCGCCTctctaaaatactttaaaaaatttaaagacatttcttGGATTTCCATGTGAAAACTcaagatgtttaaaaatgaacTGTCTCTGTACAGCTAGCTATCCATCCTGGTTTTGGTATCTCTGTCATCAACACCagtccccaccccatccccgcccccctgACCTCATTTTCTCAGTTTAAAAACCTTGTACTTCACTCACTTCTGATACCTCTGATACTCAGCTTCTCTACTGACTTCTTTCATCTTGTTCCCTGTGTCTGTTCCTGTCTCTCAGTTGTCActgccttctccccagctcaTTTTTGGGTGGGTACATCAACCCCTGGCCCAATCTCTCCTGCACATGCACACCAGACAAATGTTACTTAAACAGTGCTTTCATCTTACCACTTTCTACTCCTATGACATCTAAATCCTTTGCCAGGTTTCTGAGGCTCTTCATGGTCTGACTCCCCTCTACTGATCCAACagccttttccattttcctctacATGCTCTTAGGTGGGTCTCTTAATGTTCCTCAAATGCACAAAGCTTATTTATGTTCGAACACACTTTTATTCTCAGCCAAGGCaggcttctcttctttcttcccttagcCTAAATAGATCACACACCTATTATTTGGAATAACTCAAGTGTCATTTCCTCCATGGACCCTTCATTGGCCAACTAAGCACCTCCTTCCTGTGGGCTTCCACAGGTCTATAGTTTACCCATAGTGTTTAGCAATCATTTACATTAGTCATTCTTGGTTTGTCCATTGTGTTTCATATTAATCTCATCTCTCCAAGAAATCAGAGCTCATTGGTGAGGAACTATAGACTATACTATAACATATATACTCTATTGTACTATGTTATACCACACTACACTATACTATAGAATTTTGTGCCTAAGCTTCCAAGCCTAAGCTTTTTGGTTGATTGTATTTAGGTAGACTCTATCCACATTTCCCCATGAAATAGGATACTATTGCACTTCACTGTCCCCTTACAACTCTTTGTGTCAAATAACAGTTGattcttattaagaaaaaaaaactagccaTGCTTATCCCATCTTTGAGAATCCTTATCTATGCACACCTATCCATTACACATTTTCGGGCACAGAGTTTATTCTGGTGTTCTTGGCCACATCTTTTGTATTAAATTAaatccctcacttttttttttaatcgccTACTCACCTGATGTCAgaggagaaaaatagttttaaaacatattagAGAGATTAATTAACCTTCAAGATAGGTGTCTTTTTTCTGCCAAAGAGCTAATCATTTACGTAGAAAAGTCAATTTGTGCCTttcaacatgaaaaataatttgcctAGAAGAAACAGGAATATGGTTGTTTATCCTCTGGCAATATATTTAACCTTGAACTCAATGAGCTACAAATCTGTTCTTTTCACAATATAAATTGACTGTCAAGGATTTGTGTACCAAATGATTATGTGCTGCATATTTCTCTCTTAATTCATGCACACCATGTATTGTATAACATTACCTCATATGCCGTAACCATCATGTGTCACATGcaagatacataaaatacatcATGAATGTCCCACTAGATATCAAAGTCATCCAAGTCTAATTAACTTATTTTACAGACTCTTTCCTGTTCTTGTCCCAGAACGTACAAACATCAGAAATCAGAAGTCAGTCTAAATGTTTGGATACCTTATTGTAGTAAATCataatatcttatttttctattctttggttATCTGTACATTTAGTCTGGATTTCTTTCAAGTGtacttcttgttttttaatgtcactttaaagccatttaaaaaatgatacacacAGGAACTCCTTCTCATATCAAATAGGTTCATGAACTGTGAATTATTGCCTGTGActcatttaccattttaatcctCTTTGGTTTTTCAAGAGTCAAAAGATTTTGTCTTGCTTCATGGCAGAGCAAAAGTTATACTCCTTTTTATTCAGAAGAATCCACAGATGATAGGAAAATCTGTAGAAGAACATAAAGAAGATTTTCTTCATGAGCTTCATGGACATATTGAGGTTTCTAGCCATTTGGGATCTGCACTACCTCAGAGGAAGATAATACCCAGAACATGGTGGGCACAGAAGGCAAGTTGATGATATGGCCTGGACTCTGTTGCCTTTTCAGTGCAGGTTATTGTATCCACAGAGCTCAGACAAAAGAGAATAGGAGCTCCAGCCCATGACTTTGTGCATGTACATTATTCATCAAGGGCACAAGCTTTATAAACAcattcccccaccccacatccaTTCCCCTCTTCTTCTGACATGTACTTTATGAATCCTCTACTTTTCCCATATGTATCAGGATCTGGAGTAACATAGGGAGAGCATGGGCTGGGCAATTTGGGGAGACCCCGTGACAAGAACAGTTATGCGCCCCTTATCTTGAAAGAAATAGGAATTTGTCCTCTCAAGGAAACTTGTCACAttcaaacaaaaagaagtaaaagtaagAAGTAACCCTGGGGCGTCTGGATGGTTTagtcgattaagcctccaactcttgattttggttcaggttatgatctcatggttcatgagttcgagccccgcattgggctccatgctgacagtgtggagcctgcttgggagtctcctcctctccctctctctgtgtacttcccctgctcattctctgtctcggtctctttctcaaactaaataaataaaccttaaaaaaaggagTAAGAAGTAATCCTTACGCCTTAGAGGCCTTCagccattaatattttaaaaagcaagaccttGTGCTAATTGAAATAGAACCCTCAGGCTATGGGTTAAaacttgtgggttcaagcagTCTGAGGTTCTGAAGTTCACTCGGATACCTATTGCCATCAAGGGATCGGTGACTGTGTATCAGGGCTCCCCAACCATCTTGCCTGGAGCAGCTGTGGCTGTTTCCATATTCATCCTGGTCAGGCGGGCTGGTCGGATCCCCAATCTCAGGGTGGAGGAAGCCGGGAGCCTTCCCAGAAGACCACAAAAGACAGGAAAACGCTAAGAAATCTTGCCAACTTGGATTGTAATTTCAGCACTTTTATGACAAATTCTtgtaatgtttactcattttcccatttttttttcccagaaaagggTATATCTCTGCCTCCCAGGGTTTGCTACATTTTTGTAGCAGCTGTCATTGAACAATGCTTACTTTTCTCCTAGTTTTCATCATGAAGTTAGAATTCATTGAAGTGGGAcatatgaagtattttttttcctgtggttttgcGACCATATTGAAGCAACAGCAATAAAGGAAATGGGTGGGGAATTGCTATTAACTCTATTGGACTTGAGTGTTCCCAAACTGAACACATTATCTTTCTAGAAAGTTACTCTCAACTGCCTAAATACCAAATTCCTTTGTTCCTCTCTCCCCAACTTTATCTACTCTCTTTTTAACTAATCtgaaatgtgaattatttttcctGCTAAATGACATAGAATAACCATGGAACAGTGCTTTGCAAATAATAAGTAGTCAATAAATGTTCCAGAGTGAAAGCAATTCAATTGTGGTTTTAAACTGTCATGCCTGGGAGAGATAAATTCCAACAAATCATTCTTTTCCTAccctttaaaataatgtttacttcttctttctttttttttttatatgtttatttttgagagagagagagagagagagagagagagagagagagagagagagaaagagagatcactagcaggggaggggcagagagagagggagacacagaacctgaagcaggctccaggctctgagctgtcagcacagagcccgacacagggctccagctcacgaaccgtgatatcatgacctgagccaaagccagacactcaatagactgagccacccaggctcccctacctCTTCTTTCTAATGCATATTAGTAGTAagctatatatagtatataagtatatagtaTGAGCAAATAAAAAATCACTCAAAATTCTCTTATtacaatgataatattttgatatgtattttcttttggaatatataattacatatttatatttttacatgcttatatatttaaatttttattacatagTCAATGTTTTCCCAAATTATTAAGGGTGTGATTTTCAATAGAAATGccatataatatattcatatgacTATCACAATATGTTTAACTATTGCTTTTTTGTTAGGCaagaagattatttttaatacaataaagCCTTGAATTGCGAGTAACTTGTGTTGTGAGCATTctacaagatgagcaaacatttctaataaattttaacttgataaatgagtggtgtcttgcaatatgagtagtaggTGATAGCAAAAGTCACAAAAGCACAACTAAACCAATGattcttctctctcactttctcactgtgggattgtgggtgaccATCTCctatgctcagatgctcagtctcaggccactGTGTTTGgcaaaaatcagtgatttttaagaACATTGGAAGGCGCTCACAATTGgaactagtgtattttttgtcactccaaaacacctatggacagtcctttgtcTTCCATAccagagtaagcttaggaatgctttgcttctttctaggtcaggctgcctgcacaTATAGgctctttcctctgctgccttgttGCCAGTTACATTTAAttcagtatatgacaagagtttattaatactgtactatagtcaacatcTGTATAAGTATACCCAGTGGCCCCTGTGCAGACAAACATTGCATTGAGCcagtagatagcagtgattccgttagtgatagtgaaggCCATCCTatacaataaccctcctctctcttgtctccctcacaccagccatgaaggtttccaaaggtaagtgcaggttaatttgtttatttttcttcatattttgtattttctttgttattttgtattgtattacagtattgtaaccatttttatatgaatattcttgggttgtggaatgaatcatctgagtttccattatttcttatggggagattcactttgatatacaagtgctttggattacaagtatgtttccagaatgaattgtGGCCGCAAAccgaggttttactgtatttcaatattataaatattgaaacGAAGATGCTGTGACCATTCAGATATAAagatctatttttagttctgAGGGTCTCCTTAGGGTTGATTTCTGGCATTGAAATCACTAGGTAAACGTGTTTTGGCATGTTAAGACATTTTTATTGTGGATAGTTTAAAGCATAAGGAAAAGGGCCAGAATTTTTATGTGAAACCCATGCACCCATCACTCAGCTTGCACAATGTTCAGTTTAGGGGCAGTCTTGCTTCTCCACCACTACCCAcactcctctccccctcctgggGTTATCTTGGAGCAGATACCAGGCATCTGGCCATTTTGCCCTGGAACTCATCCTTAACTTTTCCCCTGGCCCCGCACAGCCAACCAGCAGCACGTCCCACTGGTTTCATCTCCAAAATATACCTTGTGCCCACTCCCCTCCATCTCTGTTGGCATCATTCTAGTTCAGGCCACCACTTTCTCACCTGGACCACTCCAATAATCTCCTAATTGGTTTCCCTGCTTCTAGTCTTGCCCACTTATCTTAAGGTAAAGATCTGATACTTCCAATAACTATTTTAAGACTAATTCTTAGAACAACTCATAATAAATTCATCTTGTATAATTCTTTGAATTTTCCTGTTgagcatattcttttttaaaaaggatctcAGAGAGTGTTCAACCTGTTTCAAAGAGATCATTCTAGGTGCAACACCAACAAGTAGTCTCTTGACAGAGGAagtaggggtgggagggagagttgtaggcacagatatagatatatttgggAATATATAGATgtaattataattacatatatatagattATGAAAACAGATACATAGTTGAAATCAATC
Proteins encoded:
- the LOC122467845 gene encoding ORM1-like protein 2, with amino-acid sequence MNVWVAHSEVNPNIQVMNSQRIWLAYIILAGLLHVVLLSIFFFSIPVVWTLTNVIHNLAMYVFLHTMKETPFETPDQGKAQVLTHWEQMDYGIQFISSHKFLSISPIVLYLLASFYAKYDAVHFLINTASLLGVLLPKLSQSHGGCLFGIKNTEGWGWG